A stretch of Desulfovulcanus ferrireducens DNA encodes these proteins:
- a CDS encoding RNA recognition motif domain-containing protein produces MNMYVGNLAFSVTEDDLNTAFSEFGEVESVNIITEKYSGQSKGFGFVEMSDNSEADKAIKALNGTELKGREIKVNQAKPRGERSSRKPRY; encoded by the coding sequence ATGAATATGTATGTTGGCAATCTTGCCTTCAGCGTGACCGAAGATGATCTGAATACTGCATTCTCAGAATTCGGAGAAGTAGAAAGTGTGAACATTATAACGGAAAAGTACTCAGGACAGTCAAAAGGTTTTGGCTTTGTTGAAATGTCAGACAATTCAGAAGCTGATAAAGCGATAAAAGCCTTGAATGGAACCGAACTGAAAGGGCGCGAAATAAAAGTAAACCAGGCAAAACCTCGTGGCGAGCGTTCCTCGCGCAAACCAAGATATTAA
- the wrbA gene encoding NAD(P)H:quinone oxidoreductase produces the protein MKKILVLYYSMYGHTETMAKAVAEGVGSVDSIEVTVKRVPELVPEEVARKAGAKMDQEASVADPKELDKYDAIIFGSPTRFGNMASQMRNFLDQTGSLWLKGALVGKIGSVFTSTGTGGGNETTIQSFHTTLFHHGMVVVGLPYSCQDLLDISQARGGSPLGAGTLAGIDGSRQPSETELSMAKFQGKHVAEITKRMT, from the coding sequence ATGAAGAAGATTTTGGTGCTGTATTATTCAATGTATGGTCACACTGAAACAATGGCAAAAGCGGTTGCCGAAGGGGTAGGTTCAGTTGATAGTATTGAGGTAACGGTAAAAAGAGTGCCTGAGCTTGTGCCCGAAGAAGTCGCTCGTAAAGCCGGTGCCAAAATGGATCAGGAAGCTTCCGTAGCTGACCCCAAAGAACTAGATAAATACGATGCCATTATTTTTGGTTCTCCAACTAGATTCGGGAACATGGCATCTCAAATGCGTAATTTTTTAGATCAAACAGGATCCTTATGGCTCAAAGGTGCCTTGGTAGGAAAGATAGGCAGTGTCTTTACAAGTACTGGTACTGGTGGAGGAAACGAAACAACGATCCAATCATTTCATACAACACTATTTCATCACGGTATGGTTGTCGTTGGTTTGCCATATTCTTGTCAAGATTTACTGGATATATCTCAGGCAAGAGGCGGATCTCCATTAGGTGCCGGGACGCTAGCGGGTATTGACGGTTCAAGGCAGCCATCTGAAACTGAGCTTTCTATGGCAAAATTTCAAGGTAAGCATGTTGCCGAGATAACAAAAAGAATGACATAA
- a CDS encoding YwbE family protein encodes MKGANRVNIKPGLRVLIVLKKDQRTGKLTEGIVKGILTKSSTHHHGIKVRLESGEIGRIKEMLG; translated from the coding sequence ATGAAAGGTGCAAATCGTGTAAATATAAAGCCAGGTTTGCGGGTTTTAATTGTATTAAAGAAGGACCAGCGAACAGGAAAACTAACGGAAGGAATAGTGAAAGGTATTCTGACAAAATCTTCTACTCATCACCATGGTATTAAAGTCCGCTTAGAAAGTGGTGAAATTGGGCGAATTAAAGAAATGTTAGGTTAA
- a CDS encoding YaiI/YqxD family protein: protein MRIWVDADACPNVIKEILFRAAVRVQVIITLVANRSLRIPHSRFIKNVQVPPGFDVADNHIVQQVRPGDLVITADIPLAAAIIEKGGHALNPRGELYTTDNIRQRLAMRDFGEELRSTGVDTGGPSPFSRRDRQIFASKLDCFLAKCKIA, encoded by the coding sequence TTGCGAATTTGGGTCGACGCCGATGCATGCCCAAACGTTATTAAAGAGATCCTATTTCGTGCAGCTGTAAGAGTACAAGTCATTATCACTTTAGTGGCCAACCGGTCGCTGAGAATACCCCACTCACGTTTTATCAAGAACGTCCAAGTGCCACCCGGTTTCGATGTTGCAGATAACCACATCGTTCAACAAGTACGCCCAGGGGATCTGGTTATTACCGCAGATATTCCTCTTGCTGCCGCCATTATTGAAAAAGGAGGCCACGCACTTAACCCTCGAGGTGAACTTTATACAACTGATAATATCCGGCAGCGCTTGGCAATGCGTGATTTTGGGGAAGAGTTAAGAAGTACGGGAGTGGATACCGGTGGTCCATCACCTTTTAGCCGGCGCGACCGCCAAATTTTTGCTAGTAAACTAGATTGTTTTCTAGCTAAGTGCAAAATTGCGTAA
- a CDS encoding class I SAM-dependent methyltransferase — translation MGGKLQAKLNFKSQTCPLCKKAELSKIHKDRRRDYFLCQACKLVFVPSAQFLSAKDEKAEYDLHRNSPDDQGYRHFLSRLFIPLQEVLAPGSHGLDFGSGPGPTLSIMFEEAGHSMVIYDRFYAQNPLVLENQYDFITATEVVEHLHDPKKEMDRLWGCLKPGGWLGIMTKLVFDREAFAHWHYKNDPTHVCFFARSTFEWIADQWQAKLTFVGKDVILFYKKN, via the coding sequence ATGGGTGGCAAATTACAGGCGAAACTGAATTTTAAAAGCCAAACTTGTCCATTATGCAAAAAAGCGGAGCTTAGCAAAATCCACAAGGACAGGCGCCGTGACTATTTTCTTTGCCAGGCGTGTAAATTAGTCTTTGTGCCATCGGCGCAGTTTTTATCTGCGAAAGATGAAAAGGCCGAATATGATTTGCACCGCAACTCTCCGGATGATCAAGGCTATCGTCATTTTTTAAGCCGCTTATTCATCCCCCTGCAAGAAGTTTTGGCACCCGGAAGTCATGGCCTGGATTTTGGTTCCGGCCCCGGTCCTACGCTTTCTATCATGTTTGAGGAAGCCGGACATTCCATGGTAATCTATGACCGTTTTTATGCGCAAAATCCACTTGTGCTGGAAAATCAATACGACTTTATTACTGCTACCGAAGTGGTGGAGCACCTGCATGACCCGAAAAAAGAGATGGATAGATTGTGGGGTTGCTTGAAGCCGGGTGGCTGGCTGGGCATAATGACCAAGTTGGTTTTTGACCGTGAGGCGTTTGCACATTGGCACTATAAAAACGATCCTACCCATGTCTGTTTTTTTGCCCGGTCGACGTTTGAATGGATAGCCGACCAGTGGCAGGCTAAGCTGACTTTTGTTGGTAAAGACGTGATTCTTTTTTACAAAAAGAATTAG
- a CDS encoding DUF6920 family protein, with protein MVLWLKIPLVLVALGILALILAAWIGTVIWDKSTSRLVETLSASQENHSQDRVNFKELNSLPEPVARYFRLVLKEGQPIIRSVKLSQKGEFRTRPTDKKWANMEAVQHFTARGRGFVWDASIRMMPLLTVRVRDTYVKGQGFMTAKLMSLITVVDEHDKSELNGAALQRYLAEAVWFPTALLPSQGVEWSEINNHTARATLRDYNTSVSLEFHFNQVGEIVGIYTPGRYREVNGKYELTPWSGQYRRYEERNGIRIPLEGEVKWELSSGSFPYWKGELVEIEYVF; from the coding sequence ATGGTTTTATGGCTAAAAATACCGCTTGTTCTCGTTGCCCTGGGCATTTTGGCTTTGATATTGGCCGCATGGATTGGAACAGTTATCTGGGACAAATCAACATCTCGCCTTGTTGAAACGCTTTCAGCATCTCAGGAGAACCATTCACAAGATAGAGTTAATTTCAAGGAACTTAATAGCTTGCCGGAGCCTGTAGCAAGGTATTTTCGTCTTGTTTTAAAGGAGGGGCAGCCAATAATTCGTTCCGTCAAGCTTTCCCAAAAAGGAGAATTCCGGACAAGACCAACGGACAAAAAATGGGCCAATATGGAAGCAGTGCAGCATTTTACAGCAAGAGGCCGGGGGTTCGTTTGGGATGCTAGTATTCGAATGATGCCACTTTTGACGGTGCGTGTTCGTGATACATATGTAAAAGGACAAGGGTTTATGACTGCTAAGCTTATGTCCTTAATAACCGTGGTTGATGAACACGATAAATCAGAGCTAAACGGTGCTGCTCTCCAACGATATCTGGCTGAAGCGGTCTGGTTCCCTACAGCACTTCTTCCCAGTCAAGGTGTAGAGTGGAGCGAGATAAATAATCACACAGCCAGGGCAACTCTCAGGGATTACAATACATCGGTATCACTGGAGTTTCATTTTAACCAGGTCGGCGAGATCGTAGGAATTTACACTCCGGGTAGATATCGTGAGGTAAATGGAAAGTACGAGCTGACACCCTGGTCTGGTCAATATAGAAGGTATGAAGAACGAAATGGTATCCGAATTCCTCTGGAAGGGGAAGTTAAATGGGAGTTATCTAGCGGCAGCTTTCCATATTGGAAGGGAGAGCTTGTTGAGATTGAGTATGTCTTTTAA